In Acidobacteriota bacterium, one genomic interval encodes:
- a CDS encoding type II toxin-antitoxin system PemK/MazF family toxin has product MGAAKGPGTGAGARRRYKVQSLHRRASGRAGVAVRVGWRGSGRAAEARARVVTTRGSLFWIDLGVASPPEFGKTRPGLVVSSTPHNEVLDSVVVVPLSTIGDEVWPLRIRTDDVRGKASFAVLPGIRQVSKARLAGFIGVASSSFLKRLDTAMELYLGD; this is encoded by the coding sequence ATGGGTGCTGCGAAAGGACCTGGAACGGGGGCAGGCGCGCGCCGCCGCTACAAGGTTCAAAGCCTTCATCGACGCGCATCCGGAAGAGCAGGCGTGGCTGTCCGAGTGGGATGGCGCGGATCTGGCCGCGCCGCCGAAGCGAGGGCCCGAGTCGTGACGACCCGAGGCTCGCTGTTCTGGATCGACCTGGGCGTCGCCTCGCCGCCGGAGTTCGGGAAGACCCGACCCGGTCTGGTGGTCTCGAGCACTCCACACAACGAAGTGCTCGACAGCGTCGTCGTGGTCCCTCTCTCCACGATTGGAGATGAAGTCTGGCCGCTGCGCATCAGGACCGACGACGTGCGCGGGAAGGCCTCTTTCGCCGTACTGCCCGGAATCCGTCAAGTGTCGAAGGCCCGGCTCGCCGGGTTCATCGGGGTTGCGTCGAGTTCCTTCCTGAAGCGCCTGGACACGGCGATGGAGCTCTACCTCGGCGATTGA